The following coding sequences lie in one Williamwhitmania sp. genomic window:
- a CDS encoding redox-sensing transcriptional repressor Rex — translation MKLPERTIERLSTYRRTLLSCLENGKTHIYSHELAKLHSITAVQVRRDLMLIGFSSQTKKGYDVKELIDVIGKILDSRVALNVAVIGMGNMGRAITTYFNGKRSKLRIAATFDVDPLKVDRVISGVNCYHIRDFMSIVQKENISIAIVTSPPDTVKQLAEIIVGAGIRGVLNFTTIPLNITSNVYLEEFDMITSLEKVAYFVKEIDGGLKMDN, via the coding sequence ATGAAGCTACCTGAAAGAACAATTGAACGACTTTCGACGTATCGTCGGACGTTGCTTTCCTGTTTGGAAAATGGGAAAACACATATATATTCCCACGAACTAGCCAAGTTGCATAGCATAACGGCAGTTCAAGTTCGTCGAGACTTAATGCTCATTGGCTTCTCCAGCCAAACCAAGAAGGGTTACGACGTAAAGGAACTCATCGATGTGATTGGGAAAATCCTCGATAGCCGTGTTGCACTTAATGTTGCGGTTATTGGTATGGGAAATATGGGTCGAGCCATTACGACCTATTTTAATGGAAAGCGCAGTAAACTTCGGATTGCAGCAACTTTTGATGTTGACCCGCTTAAGGTTGATCGCGTTATTTCAGGCGTTAACTGCTACCATATCAGGGATTTTATGAGTATCGTTCAGAAGGAAAATATCTCCATTGCCATAGTTACCTCCCCTCCCGATACCGTTAAGCAGCTAGCCGAAATTATTGTAGGTGCAGGTATTCGCGGCGTACTCAACTTCACCACCATTCCTCTCAATATTACCTCCAACGTTTACCTCGAAGAGTTCGATATGATTACCTCGCTTGAAAAGGTGGCCTACTTTGTAAAGGAGATTGACGGCGGGTTAAAGATGGATAACTAG